Sequence from the Fusobacterium periodonticum ATCC 33693 genome:
CAACAATAGCATGTGAAGTTTCTATTTCATTTACTAGAACCTTACCTATATCATGAAGTAGACCTCCTCTTTTTGCAAGCTCTACATTAGCTCCTATTTCAGCAGCCATTGTTGAAGCAATTTTTGCAACTTCTATTGAGTGAGTTAAGACATTTTGACCATAACTTGTTCTATATTTTAGTCTACCTAAAGTTTTTATAATTTCAGGATGCATAGATGGTATAGAAAGTTCTATTAAAGCTTCCTCACCAGCAGCAACTATTTCCTTTTCTATTTCTTTTTTGCATTTATTTACAATTTCTTCTATCTTACCTGGGTGTATTCTACCATCTGTAATCAATTTTTCTATTGTAAGTCTTGCTATTTCTCTCTTAACTCCATCAAAACATGATAGTACAACAGCTTCTGGAGTATCATCTATAATAACATCAACACCTGTTAAGGCTTCTATTGTTCTTATATTTCTTCCTTCTCTACCAATTATTCTACCTTTCATTTCATCATTAGGTAGGTTAATAACAGATACTGTTGCATCTGCCACATAGTCTGCTGCAGCCTTTCCTATAGCAGTTGATAGAATTTTTTGGCTAATTTTTTCTTTTTCTTCATCAAGTTTAGTTTCAAACTCTCTTATAGTTATAGCCATATCATGAGTAAGTTCTTCTCTTATTTTACGTAGTAAAATTTCTCTTGCTTCTGCTTTAGTAAGTTCACTTACCCTTGAAAGTTCTTCTTCTTGTTTAATTTTTAATTCATCAATTTCTTTTCTTTTTGCATCAAGTTCATTATTAATTTTTTCTAATTCTAAACTTTTATTTTCTGCTTTTTCAATTTTTCCATCTAAAATTTCTTCTTTTTTAACTATTCTAGCTTCTTTTTGAGCTATTTCATTTTTTAAATTTCTGGCTTCTTTTTCAACCTCTTCCTTTATTTGGTAAGCTTTTTCTTTAGCCTTTAATTCTATTTCTTTAGCTTTAGAACTCGCATCTTTTTCTGCTTCCTCTACAATTTCTTTTGCTTTTAATTTAGCTTTTTCTACTTCATCTTCTAAATCATTTAGCTTTTCAATTTGTCTGTCTATAACAGATTTTTTAAAGAATACTGTAAAGACTAAAGCTAAGGCTAACAAAGCTAAGCCTAAAAATATCAATAAATTCATACACTACCCCTTCAGACCACTTTATTTGAAACTTTTTAATGCTTCTTCCTCATTTTTGTATATTTCAAATATTTCGTCTAAACCAATGGTTTCAAAAATAGTTTGGATATGTTTATTAAGATTTACTATCTTAATATCTCCACCCATTTCTCTAACCGCTTGTAACTTTCCTCTTAAAATTCCCATAGCTAGACTGTTGATATGGATAAGTCCTTTAAAATCAACTATATACTTATTGATATCTTTTTCAATAAGTTTACTAAAAGTCTCTTTTAATTTAGGGGCAACAAAAGCATCTAGTTCTCCGTTAATCTCTATAATTTGTATGTCATCTTTCACTCTTTCTAAAATTTCAAAGTTATTTTCCATTTTATACTGCCTCCTTAATCTTTTTCTCTACCTTGATAATAGTACCTTTACTTTTCTTTTCAATTTTAAAAACATCCACTAACTTTCTAGCAATTGATAAACCAAACCCACCGTCTTCTTTACTATCTAAACTTTCATCAAAACCTCTACCAAAGTCTTCAACAGTTAAGAAAATAGTGTTATTATAATAATTTAGCACTACCTCTATCTCACCTTGACTATCACTATAAGCATGCTCTACAGCATTAGTAGTCAGTTCATCTACAACTGAAAGTAGTTGTATTTCATCTAACTCACTTATATTGTGTTCTCTGAGATAAACTCTGATCATAGCTCTAACTGTGGATAAACCCTCTAAAAAAGATGGAATAAATATTTTAATTTTATTTATTTCTACATCAAAATTGTTCATAGGGCTCACTCCTTTTCTTTTAAGTCAAATATTAACCATTTTTTATTTTGATTGTCATACACAAACATCAAATCAAAATAATAAGTATCTTCGTTCATATTCAGAGCTAATATCGAACTAGGATACTCAGTTGTATAAGATGGCTGAGACACAAATATATTCAATTTTGTAAAGTCGATATTTTGTAATTTTTCTAAAATATACCTGTTTCTATAACTATCTTTTGTGTTCTCTTTAATGTAAGCAAGATTATTTTCACTTAAATTACTCTTTATCTTGTCTTTAAATAAAATCAATGCTTGTTTTTCATTTTGAGAAAAACCTTTCTGTACATAGTTATTATTAGAGCATGATATTAATAAAAAAACCATTGCAATTAATAATATAATTTTTTTCATAATAGACACCTCTACTTTTTAATCATATCATATAAAAATAATTAAATCAAGACTTGATATTAAACAATGTGTGTACTCTTTCAACAACTTCTTCTTCTGAAGCATTAGAAAGATTAAACCATACATATTCTTTATCAGCCTTAAACCATGTAAACTGTCTTTTAGCATAATGCCTTGAATTTAATTTGATTTTATAGCTTGCTTCTTCAAGACTGTTAAGTCCTTTAAAATAATCTATAATCTCATTATAACCAATTATATTTAAACCATATAATTTCTCACTGTATATTTTGTAAAGATTTTCTACCTCTTCAACTAAGCCTTCTTCAAACATTATGTCAACTCTTTTATTGATTCTATCATAGAGTTCTTCTCTGTCTCTTTCCAAGGCTATCTTTAAAAAGCTAAAATTATTGTTCTTAATATTCTTTTTTGAAAGCTCTGAAAATTTTTGATTAGTCAATATAAAAACTTCAACCACTCTTTCAAGTCTAACTCTATTGTTAGGATGAATTTCTTTTGTTGCTTCCTCATCATATTTCAAAGCTAATTCAAGCAAAGTTTGATTGTCTAAACTTGCTAAATATTCTCTAGTTTTTTTATCTGCTTCTGGCAGAATAGATAAACCATTAGTTACTGAATTTATATATAGTCCTGTTCCTCCAACTAGCATAAAATTCTTTTCAGGATTTTGATTTAATATCTTATTTGCATCTTTTTCAAAATTACCAACACTATATTTTGCAATTGGCTCAACTATATCTATTAAATGATGTTCCACAGCTTGCATTTCTTCCTTACTTATCTTAGCAGTTCCAATATTTAAGCCTCTATAGACTTGAGCAGAGTCAGAAGAGATTATCTCAGCATTCAATAATTTTGCTAAATCTATTGAGATTTTTGTCTTTCCAACTCCAGTAGGTCCTGCTATGACAATAGCCCTATTCAAAATATTCAAA
This genomic interval carries:
- the rny gene encoding ribonuclease Y, whose amino-acid sequence is MNLLIFLGLALLALALVFTVFFKKSVIDRQIEKLNDLEDEVEKAKLKAKEIVEEAEKDASSKAKEIELKAKEKAYQIKEEVEKEARNLKNEIAQKEARIVKKEEILDGKIEKAENKSLELEKINNELDAKRKEIDELKIKQEEELSRVSELTKAEAREILLRKIREELTHDMAITIREFETKLDEEKEKISQKILSTAIGKAAADYVADATVSVINLPNDEMKGRIIGREGRNIRTIEALTGVDVIIDDTPEAVVLSCFDGVKREIARLTIEKLITDGRIHPGKIEEIVNKCKKEIEKEIVAAGEEALIELSIPSMHPEIIKTLGRLKYRTSYGQNVLTHSIEVAKIASTMAAEIGANVELAKRGGLLHDIGKVLVNEIETSHAIVGGEFVKKFGEKQEVVNAVMAHHNEVEFETVEAILVQAADAVSASRPGARRETLTAYIKRLENLEEIANSFDGVESSFAIQAGRELRIVINPDKVSDDEATLMSREVAKKIEDTMQYPGQIKVTILRETRAVEYAK
- a CDS encoding STAS domain-containing protein codes for the protein MENNFEILERVKDDIQIIEINGELDAFVAPKLKETFSKLIEKDINKYIVDFKGLIHINSLAMGILRGKLQAVREMGGDIKIVNLNKHIQTIFETIGLDEIFEIYKNEEEALKSFK
- the miaA gene encoding tRNA (adenosine(37)-N6)-dimethylallyltransferase MiaA, encoding MNILNRAIVIAGPTGVGKTKISIDLAKLLNAEIISSDSAQVYRGLNIGTAKISKEEMQAVEHHLIDIVEPIAKYSVGNFEKDANKILNQNPEKNFMLVGGTGLYINSVTNGLSILPEADKKTREYLASLDNQTLLELALKYDEEATKEIHPNNRVRLERVVEVFILTNQKFSELSKKNIKNNNFSFLKIALERDREELYDRINKRVDIMFEEGLVEEVENLYKIYSEKLYGLNIIGYNEIIDYFKGLNSLEEASYKIKLNSRHYAKRQFTWFKADKEYVWFNLSNASEEEVVERVHTLFNIKS
- a CDS encoding ATP-binding protein — protein: MNNFDVEINKIKIFIPSFLEGLSTVRAMIRVYLREHNISELDEIQLLSVVDELTTNAVEHAYSDSQGEIEVVLNYYNNTIFLTVEDFGRGFDESLDSKEDGGFGLSIARKLVDVFKIEKKSKGTIIKVEKKIKEAV